The Halogeometricum borinquense DSM 11551 DNA window CCCTGTCGGCTACGCTGTCATCGTCATCAGCCCCGTCGTCTACGCGGGGTCGTACGTGAGCATCGTACACCGATTTCAGGTTGGCGACGCCCTCAGTGTCAAGTGTTCCGACGAGAAACCGGCCAGTCTGTCGGCAGAGCAACTTCGGCGGGTCGTACACGGTCTTCGACACCGCTACCTCGGGAACATAGCGTATCTTGCGGGCGGAAAGCGCGTAGCGCCGAACGGCCGATCCGGGGACGAGACGCCGCATCCCTGCCGCGGGTGTCTGCCGAACGCGCTCGTCGGATTTACCGAACTCCTCGCCGCGTGCGACGGTTCCCACAGCCTCGAACGGTTCGAAGCGCTCGAGTTTGCGAAAGATTCCGTCCGCAACGTCGTCGCGCAGGAGTTGAAAGCGTGCGTACTCCTCGTTCTCCACGGTTTCTCGTCGGAGACTGCTGTACTCGAACGACCCGTCTGCGACCGTCGTGGCGAACGCGTCGGCGTTACCAAACCACGTCCGGATTGCATCACCCGAACCCGTCTCATCCGGCGGGCCCGCCTCCGGGCCGCAGACGACGATAGCGGCACCCTCGTTTGCGTCGGCGAAGACGTTCCCGATTCGAAGGAGGTGCGTGAGACCGCCCGAATCGAGGAGGAATCGGCGCGCGGACGCAACGGAAAGGCGAACGAGCAACGCGTCAGGGACGACGAACGCCACGTAGCCGTCGGGTGCGAGACGACACGCACGTTCGAGGAAGGCCGCATAGAGGTTCGGTTGCGGACCATTGGTGGAGTCGAACGCTTTCCTGAGATACGCCGACGTATCGCCGTCGATACGCGCGCTGATGTCTGCCCGTCCGGCCGTTCCCTTCCACGGCGGATTGCCGACGACGGCGTCGAATCCGACACCACCGCGTCCGCTGTTCTCGGAGTCAAACACGCCCGAGAACGCCTCTTGCCACCGAATCGCTCCCGGCAGTGCATCGTTTCGGGGAGTTGCTAACGAATCGTTTCGGGTCGGATCGGGACCGGGACCGAGCAACGCGTCACCGCATCGCAAGTGGTCAGCGAGCGTGGGGAGTGTCTCGACGCTTGTGCCGGGACCAAGCGTCTCCGCGAGACAGACCAGACGTGCGACCGTCGTTGCAGCGGGATTACGGTCAACGCCGTAGAGACATTGCGAGACAACCGCTCGGCGGATCGACGCGAACGATTCGACCGGCGCATCTGCGTGACGAGCGGCCCGCCGAATTCCGGACGCGAGTCGTCGCGCGACGGCAACGAGGAGCGTTCCACCACCCATCGCGGGGTCCACAACTCGCCTGCTGAGAAGACGTGTCCGAACGTCGGCGGCGACGTTCGTTGCCGATTCGTCCGACGCGGCAGTCCGGGCGTCCCGGACGAGTGACCCAGCCGTCTGCGCTGCGAGGTATGTGACGACCGACTCCGGAGTATAGAACGACCCGTTGGTCTTCCGTCGCGTCGTCTCCGCGGCCGACGGATCGTCGAACGCGGTTTCGAGGAGTCGTTCGTGAGCGTCCGCAAGCAGCCGAACGTCTACAGTTCGGTAATCGACGCTATACCACGTATCATCACAAGAGACGGTCGTGAGAAGCGCACAGACGTATTCCAGCGTCCCGTCGTCGATAGACGAGACATCGAGGCACGGTCGCTCCGTGGCGGTTCGCTCAGTCTCGGTTCGTGTGGGGTCGGTTCGTTCGGAATCGCTTTGTTCGGGAGCAGTTCGATCAGGAGTAGTTCGTTCGGGAGCAGTTTGGTCAGCGTCGCTCGATGATTGGGTCGTCCAATCAGAGACAAATGGACCGCCGAGCGTCGAGTCAGCGGCGTGGGCGGCCCACTCACGGAGGATCGTACGCTCCGTAGCGTCGAGCACTATCGCTTCTGTCGGGCCATCTGCCGCCCGTGCGTCGGCCACGAGTGTGTCACGAACGGCATGGAGCGCGTCGGGGCGGTCGGAGAATAGCGACGAACCAGTTCGGTCGGCAGCGAATAAATCGAAGGCGAGACGGAAGACGAGAGCAGCCGGGGCGTCGGATGACGGACAGTTGGTGGAGTCGCAGATCGCTCCGACGGCCGTAACGAAGCCGTCACAGAGCGACTCACGAACGGATGCTCGACGCGTCGCGTCCGCCGATGCAAGTGCGTCGAGGAACGACTGAGAGTCGTCGTGTGATTCGCCGCCTTCGAACGCCTCGTGTGCGAACAGTGCGACGAAGTGACGGAGCGGTGAGTCGGCGTTAGCAGGATGTGACGCCGTATCCAGTCCCTCGTAGTCACCGTCAAACGCCGGTGCCGCCGCGGCGAGCGTTCGTAGGTCGAGTTCGTGATACCGTTGTTCGTCCGGGTCGCCGCCGCCGTACAGTCGCCAGTAGCGCCCGTCGGTGAGGACGCCCCATCGGTTCGTTCCGTCGAGTCGGCACACGAGCGTTCGTGCGGCGGACTCTCGACCGTTCGCGTCGAGGGCACCGGGGGAAACCGTCTCGACGGTAACGTCGCCGTCCGTGAGACCCAACGCGTCGCAGATAGCTCTTTGACGTGCGTCACTGTCCCGCCACGCTCGTTTGACTGCCGCTGTCCGTTCGTCAAGCGTGGTCTCGTCGCGCCGCGCGTCCACGAGCGCAGGAAGGTCAGCCCGCAGTGTGGGAAGGGCAAATCGCGGGTCGGCGACGCGGCGTGGAACGGACATCTACCGGGACTGGTTGCTCTGTGAAATAAAAAGATACGGCCGATACGGCTCACTCTTCTGCTGGGACCCCGATCCGGTCCGTAAATTCGGGTGTCTCATCGTGGACGGCTTGCGCACGCGCTAGCGTGGCGAGTGCGAGCGTCATCCAGCCTTGGCTCCAGCGAATGTACGGCGTCTCGTCGTCGAAGAAACGACCGATACGACGGTAGAAATAGCCCTCGGAGTCGTAGAGATTCGCTATCGACCAGTCGTAGACTCGGGCAGCCACCTCGTTCGCGTCCGAGTCATCGGACTGGATGAGAGTGATGAGTGCTTGCGCGGACGCGTGTGCGTCGTACGGTTTTGACGTATCGGACTCGAACTTGGGTGCGCCGTCCGCCTCGAACAGTTCGCGGACGTAGAACTCTAGCCCGTCCTCGTACGCTTTGCGGGCGCGGTCGTTCCCGAGGTCGCTCGTGGCGTATTCGTGGAGGCTCTCTAAGACGAATCCCGTGTGGAAGTTGTCGTGGCTGAGGTGGGAGTCCGAGGCGGGCATAGAGTAGTACCACGCGCCGCTGTCGTCCTGTGCGTGGAGAACAAACTCGAACAGTTCGGTCGCACGGCCGGACAGAGATTCGTCGTCAGTGTAAGTCGGTGAGGCGTCGTCGTCGGTATGATCGGACAAGCGGAGGAAGAACGCGGCCGCGAGGGCGTTCGCGTTGATCACGACGAACTCGTCGTACGGCGTGTAGGTGTAGGCGTCAAAGCCATCGACGGTCACGACGTTGATCTCTTCTCGAATGTACGCGGCAGCGTCTTCGGCTACTTCCAGCGACCACGCGGCCCCGGTCAGTTCGTGGTGTTCGAGAAACGCGCGGGCACAAAATACGGTGACGACGATAGACGGATGATACGCGGGGAGGAAAAACCGACGGGCGTTCTGCCAGTCGAAGTTGTATCCCCACGCGTTTCGGTCCGTGACCGGCGACGTTTGCTCCGTTAGCCACCCCAGAAGTTGCTCTGCTTCGGTGAGATAGGTTTCCTTTCCCGTCGCTTCGTACAGTCGGAGACACGCGGAGGCGAACAGTCCGATTCCTTTCGGGTTGCGTTCCGGTTCGATACCG harbors:
- a CDS encoding Eco57I restriction-modification methylase domain-containing protein, with translation MSVPRRVADPRFALPTLRADLPALVDARRDETTLDERTAAVKRAWRDSDARQRAICDALGLTDGDVTVETVSPGALDANGRESAARTLVCRLDGTNRWGVLTDGRYWRLYGGGDPDEQRYHELDLRTLAAAAPAFDGDYEGLDTASHPANADSPLRHFVALFAHEAFEGGESHDDSQSFLDALASADATRRASVRESLCDGFVTAVGAICDSTNCPSSDAPAALVFRLAFDLFAADRTGSSLFSDRPDALHAVRDTLVADARAADGPTEAIVLDATERTILREWAAHAADSTLGGPFVSDWTTQSSSDADQTAPERTTPDRTAPEQSDSERTDPTRTETERTATERPCLDVSSIDDGTLEYVCALLTTVSCDDTWYSVDYRTVDVRLLADAHERLLETAFDDPSAAETTRRKTNGSFYTPESVVTYLAAQTAGSLVRDARTAASDESATNVAADVRTRLLSRRVVDPAMGGGTLLVAVARRLASGIRRAARHADAPVESFASIRRAVVSQCLYGVDRNPAATTVARLVCLAETLGPGTSVETLPTLADHLRCGDALLGPGPDPTRNDSLATPRNDALPGAIRWQEAFSGVFDSENSGRGGVGFDAVVGNPPWKGTAGRADISARIDGDTSAYLRKAFDSTNGPQPNLYAAFLERACRLAPDGYVAFVVPDALLVRLSVASARRFLLDSGGLTHLLRIGNVFADANEGAAIVVCGPEAGPPDETGSGDAIRTWFGNADAFATTVADGSFEYSSLRRETVENEEYARFQLLRDDVADGIFRKLERFEPFEAVGTVARGEEFGKSDERVRQTPAAGMRRLVPGSAVRRYALSARKIRYVPEVAVSKTVYDPPKLLCRQTGRFLVGTLDTEGVANLKSVYDAHVRPRVDDGADDDDSVADRAGNHDSVDDGADADAADEERLLLHLLGLLNSAVYNYYHYVRRNAYPAEFPQNNQRNYETLPVWAGSVDDELVELVERRLEIGRERASLDTDIESVVGFDEASVPLKQFGPEVVDSGLSRSHRGETPGLRIGSFSVQEERAAFTVRMRYETDDGYEASNGDETRAVLRFDALTPRDFLVVSTWLRAVGATTVTNRRACGLRPVGRSSQTTPVERLRELRVPDPETHAEALARYARNCRRASELDRHAESVDDRIDARVAELCELTDAERTRVRETMAALPGWESIRQPSR